The Pyrenophora tritici-repentis strain M4 chromosome 10, whole genome shotgun sequence genome contains a region encoding:
- a CDS encoding PnbA, Carboxylesterase type B: MLYLATAAALMGAVYAQNSSLPTIDLGYEIYRASGFNDSGNFYNFSNIRYAAPPVGNLRFAPPQAPAVNRSAVNNGDAARICPQANPAWNAVAARALAREVLGVPPLNMTYTAPGANASSPIPTPDPRESEDCLFLDVFVPEDVLDNVGKGYGAPVLVWIYGGGYTGGSKNNNPAGLLAASGNSTNGDIIYVALNYRLGAMGWSSGPSYNEEGGVSNLGLYDQRFALEWVQENIHLFGGDKNRVTVFGESAGGGSIMHQITAYGGANGSAPFQQAVPQSPGWQPMNSADAQEDTYQKFLKLANATSLAELRALPSEDIIRASAQQVIFDSQYGGFSYGPVVDGLFVPLQPGRLLAQGRFDQDVRVMVGHNANEGALFTPAFIPNDTVLESQLSGSFVNIPKKSLNYITKTLYPPVFDGTYGYKSQFERGSLIVAEGVFTCNTEYLSRAYGNSTYSYLFSVPPAIHGMDVPYTYFPGGAATEQVANVTVAVALQNFIASFAETGVPDAKGVKQFNMYGANARVIELGIKGIEEIRDSNANARCAWWQKALY; encoded by the exons ATGCTTTACCTcgcaacagcagcagcccTAATGGGCGCGGTATACGCACAGAACTCATCGTTGCCTACTATCGACCTTGGCTATGAGATTTATCGGGCTTCGGGTTTCAAT GATTCCGGTAACTTTTACAACTTCTCCAACATACGGTATGCAGCGCCGCCTGTCGGAAACTTGAGATTTGCACCCCCTCAAGCACCGGCGGTGAACAGATCGGCTGTTAACAATGGTGATGCCGCAAG AATATGCCCACAGGCTAACCCTGCATGGAACGCTGTTGCGGCAAGGGCTTTGGCTAGAGAAGTCTTAGGTGTACCTCCTCTCAACATGACCTACACAGCGCCAGGAGCCAATGCCAGCAGTCCTATTCCTACACCTGATCCTCGCGAATCCGAAGATTGTCTATTTCTTGATGTGTTCGTGCCTGAAGACGTTCTAGACAACGTTGGCAAAGGTTATGGAGCTCCCGTACTTGTATGGATCTACGGAGGCGGATATACAGgtggatcaaagaacaacAACCCCGCCGGTCTGCTTGCTGCATCCGGCAACTCGACTAATGGCGACATCATCTACGTTGCATTGAACTACCGCCTAGGTGCAATGGGTTGGTCCAGCGGCCCTTCCTACAATGAAGAAGGCGGTGTCTCCAATCTGGGGTTGTATGACCAGCGATTTGCGCTTGAATGGGTCCAAGAGAACATTCACCTTTTCGGTGGCGACAAGAACCGA GTCACGGTGTTTGGTGAAAGCGCTGGAGGTGGCTCAATCATGCACCAAATCACAGCCTACGGAGGTGCCAACGGCTCAGCGCCTTTCCAGCAAGCTGTACCTCAAAGTCCTGGATGGCAGCCTATGAACTCTGCAGATGCGCAAGAGGACACTTACCAGAAGTTTCTCAAGCTTGCCAACGCTACATCCCTTGCTGAGCTGCGCGCTTTGCCTTCCGAGGACATTATTCGCGCCAGTGCCCAGCAGGTCATCTTTGATTCCCAATATGGTGGGTTCTCGTATGGTCCAGTTGTAGATGGTCTATTTGTTCCGCTCCAACCTGGGCGACTCCTCGCTCAGGGCCGCTTCGACCAGGACGTCCGAGTCATGGTCGGCCACAACGCCAATGAAGGAGCTCTCTTCACGCCAGCCTTTATTCCGAACGACACCGTATTGGAATCCCAGCTCAGTGGCTCATTTGTCAACATTCCGAAAAAATCCCTCAACTACATCACCAAGACCCTGTACCCTCCGGTTTTCGATGGCACCTACGGCTACAAAAGTCAATTCGAGCGCGGCAGCCTCATCGTCGCTGAGGGGGTCTTTACTTGCAACACCGAATACCTCTCCAGAGCCTATGGAAACTCCACCTACTCTTACCTCTTTTCCGTGCCTCCGGCTATTCATGGCATGGATGTTCCTTACACTTACTTTCCGGGTGGAGCGGCTACTGAGCAAGTAGCTAATGTGACGGTTGCCGTTGCTCTGCAGAACTTCATCGCGAGCTTTGCGGAGACGGGCGTTCCAGATGCAAAGGGCGTGAAGCAATTTAACATGTACGGCGCAAACGCAAGGGTTATTGAGCTAGGTATCAAGGGTATCGAGGAAATCCGTGATTCCAACGCGAACGCCCGGTGTGCGTGGTGGCAGAAGGCGCTGTACTAG
- a CDS encoding Herpes-BLLF1 multi-domain protein: MKSIVLVSALAAAGLLVGSASGHPLNHKRKLVTEILYVTETVADVYVYVDGDGMPYSTSTSERATSATIASVIPSTTVETVVSTPDVSAAPPSTPSSTWVATPEPTPSPTSLAQPSPPPVTSSAEPTVVGAQDTSTTPIPTSTPAETSSVVPAPSQEPKPSPPADVPANTADAGTLPLGITWDAYDGSAKCLSGADVASQFSKMKDYKVVRIYGMDCNQIANAIQNALKNGQKIMGGVYLDPTGGGEDLTQVIQAYKSAIDKYAGGNWDIIQLFSVENERVNEQRMSAEQVVQAIGSARSQLRGLGYKGPVGAVETAPALIANPSICNAADVVTANIHAFFDSNTKPQDAGKFVKGQVQRVKDACNNKRVVVTESGWPHQGNANGAAVPSSENQRAALASIRQAFSGDLFFFSAFDSAWKSDTAFTFNAERFWGMIR; the protein is encoded by the exons ATGAAGTCGATTGTATTGGTGAGCGCTCTGGCAGCTGCCGGCCTTCTTGTGGGCTCCGCAAGCGGACACCCTCTCA ACCACAAGCGCAAGCTCGTCACAGAGATTCTTTATGTTACCGAGACAGTTGCCGACGTTTACGTCTATGTCGACGGTGATGGCATGCCCTACTCGACCTCGACTTCGGAGAGGGCCACTAGTGCGACTATCGCTTCAGTGATTCCCTCGACTACAGTGGAGACTGTAGTATCTACACCTGATGTATCAGCGGCTCCTCCATCAACTCCCTCGTCGACTTGGGTCGCTACACCAGAACCCACCCCCTCGCCAACGTCGTTAGCGCAGCCCAGTCCCCCGCCTGTGACATCTTCAGCGGAGCCTACTGTAGTAGGTGCCCAAGATACTTCAACTACGCCGATTCCGACCTCTACCCCAGCAGAGACTTCCTCCGTAGTACCCGCTCCGTCCCAGGAACCCAAGCCCTCGCCGCCTGCTGATGTTCCTGCCAACACTGCCGACGCTGGTACCCTGCCTTTGGGTATCACTTGGGATGCATACGATGGCTCTGCCAAATGCTTGTCCGGCGCCGATGTTGCTAGTCAGTTCAGTAAAATGAAGGACTACAAGGTTGTGCGCATATATGGCATGGATTGCAACCAAATCGCTAATGCTATTCAAAATGCTCTCAAAAACGGACAAAAGATCATGGGCGGTGTATACCTGGACCCCACAGGTGGCGGCGAAGATCTAACCCAGGTCATTCAGGCTTACAAGAGTGCCATTGACAAGTACGCTGGCGGCAACTGGGACATCATTCAACTCTTTTCAGTAGAGAACGAGCGCGTAAACGAGCAGAGGATGTCGGCTGAACAGGTCGTCCAAGCAATTGGTAGCGCCCGTAGTCAGCTCCGAGGTCTCGGTTACAAAGGCCCTGTCGGTGCTGTCGAGACTGCCCCAGCCCTGATCGCCAACCCTTCCATCTGCAACGCTGCCGACGTTGTCACAGCCAACATCCACGCCTTCTTCGACAGCAACACAAAACCCCAGGACGCCGGAAAATTTGTCAAGGGTCAGGTTCAGCGCGTCAAGGATGCCTGCAACAACAAGCGCGTCGTCGTGACGGAATCTGGCTGGCCTCATCAGGGCAACGCAAATGGTGCGGCTGTGCCATCTTCCGAGAATCAACGTGCAGCTCTTGCTTCGATCCGTCAAGCCTTCAGCGGTGACTTGTTCTTCTTCAGCGCCTTCGACTCGGCCTGGAAGTCGGACACTGCGTTTACCTTCAACGCTGAGCGTTTCTGGGGCATGATCAGGTAA
- a CDS encoding CsbD multi-domain protein, producing the protein MFRQQIARQARLFSTTPVARKSPVEVIKDAAKAVDKTISGAAVKGIEKGEQVAEKVKEVTPETTGQAKGQANEMAGQVKGKANEVAGEAKGKAAEVKGEAKSKM; encoded by the exons ATGTTCCGCCAACAGATTGCCCGCCAGGCTCGTCTTTTCAGCACCACACCCGTTGCCCGCAAGAGCCCAGTAGAAGTCATCAAGGATGCCGCAAAGGCAGTCGACAAGACAATCTCAGGCGCCGCAGTAAAGGGCATTGAGAAGGGCG AACAAGTCGCCGAGAAAGTCAAGGAAGTCACACCCGAGACCACCGGCCAAGCAAAGGGCCAGGCAAACGAGATGGCAGGCCAAGTCAAGGGAAAGGCGAATGAGGTTGCGGGCGAGGCCAAGGGAAAGGCGGCTGAGGTCAAGGGCGAGGCTAAGAGCAAGATGTAA
- a CDS encoding PRE1, 20S proteasome, translating into MGGFDFSNHNRNAALHAQGIPLPKATSTGTTIVGCLFDGGVVIAADTRATSGPIVADKNCEKLHYIAPQIWCAGAGTAADTEFTTAIISSNLELHALSTGRKPRVVTCMTMLKQHLFRHQGHIGAYLVVAGVDPTGAHLFTVHAHGSTDKLPYVTMGSGSLAAMSVFETQWKGDLTREDAVTLCANAIEAGIWNDLGSGSNVDVAVITEEKTTLMRNYKTPNTRQPKQRNYRFQRGTTAVLNEKIITKEEISKYVTVHELKDSDVAATAETMDVDS; encoded by the exons ATGGGCGGATTCGACTTTTCAAACCATAACCGCAATGCTGCTCTGCACGCCCAGGGTATCCCGCTGCCAAAGGCTACCAGCACCGGAACTACAATTGTGGGCTGTCTGTTTGACGGCGGCGTCGTCATCGCAGCTGATACCCGAGCGACAAGCGGGCCCATAGTGGCAGACAAG AACTGCGAGAAACTCCACTACATCGCCCCCCAGATCTGGTGCGCCGGTGCAGGAACCGCGGCGGACACCGAGTTCACCACTGCCATCATCTCCTCAAACCTCGAACTGCACGCCCTCTCGACCGGCCGCAAACCCCGCGTCGTCACCTGCATGACCATGTTGAAGCAGCACCTCTTCCGTCACCAAGGTCACATTGGCGCCTACCTCGTCGTTGCGGGCGTGGACCCCACAGGCGCCCACCTCTTCACCGTGCACGCCCACGGCTCCACGGATAAGCTGCCCTATGTGACCATGGGTTCTGGTTCCCTGGCCGCCATGTCCGTTTTCGAGACACAGTGGAAGGGCGACTTGACACGCGAGGACGCTGTGACGCTGTGTGCCAATGCCATTGAGGCCGGTATCTGGAACGATTTGGGATCTGGAAGCAATGTCGATGTTGCCGTCATCACTGAGGAAAAGACAACGCTGATGCGCAACTACAAGACACCCAACACCAGGCAGCCCAAGCAGAGGAACTACCGCTTCCAGCGGGGTACCACGGCCGTGCTCAACGAGAAGATCATCACAAAGGAGGAGATTAGCAAGTACGTCACCGTCCACGAGCTCAAGGATAGCGATGTTGCGGCCACGGCAGAAACGATGGATGTAGACTCATAG
- a CDS encoding Herpes-BLLF1 multi-domain protein has product MPALDVGVTLVLDSLVAEGMGELSEAGDVAEVSAGLDDAGAPELDSLVTEVIGELSDADGVVVVSTGIPALDVGMTSVLDSLVTEGMGELSEADGVAEVSAGLDEGASELDSLVTEGMGKLSEGDGVMEVETGMPALEVEEISVLDSLVAEGKGELSEADGMAEVSPGLDDEGASELAEGVSVPVSLAAEDVTGMDSVPVVAISELEELPDGTGVSEDVTDSLSDVPEGDDDVSEGKTRVVLGKTGFEAEDSSVGMAELLDTSDAVEDAVSLEMVPVDGA; this is encoded by the coding sequence ATGCCTGCGCTTGATGTTGGTGTGACATTGGTGCTGGATTCACTTGTCGCGGAAGGTATGGGTGAGCTCTCAGAAGCGGGTGATGTTGCAGAAGTCTCAGCAGGGCTGGATGACGCGGGCGCTCCGGAGCTGGACTCGCTTGTGACAGAGGTTATTGGCGAGCTCTCAGATGCAGATGGTGTGGTGGTAGTCTCGACGGGGATTCCGGCGCTTGATGTTGGGATGACATCGGTGCTGGATTCGCTCGTAACTGAGGGTATGGGCGAGCTTTCAGAAGCGGACGGCGTAGCGGAAGTCTCAGCAGGGCTGGATGAGGGAGCTTCAGAGCTAGATTCGCTTGTAACAGAGGGCATGGGCAAGCTCTCAGAAGGGGATGGTGTGATGGAAGTCGAAACAGGAATGCCGGCGCTTGAGGTTGAGGAGATATCAGTGCTGGATTCGCTTGTAGCGGAGGGTAAAGGTGAGCTCTCGGAGGCGGATGGTATGGCGGAGGTTTCTCCAGGGCTGGACGACGAAGGAGCTTCGGAGCTGGCCGAAGGGGTCTCAGTGCCGGTCTCGCTGGCAGCGGAAGATGTAACCGGAATGGACTCTGTTCCTGTCGTCGCCATCTCTGAGCTAGAAGAGCTACCAGATGGTACTGGAGTCTCAGAAGATGTAACTGACTCACTGTCTGATGTCCCCGAGGGCGATGACGATGTCTCAGAAGGCAAAACCAGAGTGGTGCTCGGCAAAACCGGTTTCGAAGCTGAGGACTCTTCTGTAGGAATGGCCGAGCTGCTCGATACATCCGATGC
- a CDS encoding Atrophin-1 multi-domain protein, whose amino-acid sequence MDFTISLAHFCEVHGPTSIICTQASTSPCGSCNPCDTPPSEEPHSAYSYNGLYDQPASLKLNARLPQLTSPFESPPTSPRSPTHNPYFPSFPSSSSSSFGGRRTSSTLDADSDACENCQMVVPQKYSDKIPNGAPGSPTKDGRGRNGSPVLRSSQNYPVRRPVSRDDFSSTDSSDVSDTEQSTSFQSATSSSYPDSIPASPLLASRGPATVPPAHTPLLRRTCIRTLSTEVLPSSKPSGAMMFGDSVAGYTIAYVFRLQDPRSRGAKRTYALIAMAGRDCRRATKAMVKITEAFQGIANRIISLAEKVLERESAASQNVSRPITAISGGTPPFGTSASSMPPQFLSPQKERTLSTTSTPNFRNITPVSSFLSAKKLDPDGFPRVSRDVMKAKSLIEIVGQENFFVDLHSIFCCLLHSLIKQYG is encoded by the exons ATGGACTTTACC ATCTCACTCGCACACTTCTGCGAGGTTCACGGTCCGACGTCCATCATCTGCACCCAGGCCTCGACTTCTCCCTGTGGCTCCTGCAACCCATGCGACACCCCGCCATCCGAAGAGCCGCATTCGGCCTATTCCTACAATGGCCTCTACGACCAGCCCGCATCTCTCAAGCTGAATGCGCGCCTGCCTCAACTTACCTCTCCCTTTGAGTCGCCACCCACAAGCCCGCGCTCCCCTACACACAACCCGTACTTCCCCAGCTTTCCCTCGTCTTCCAGCAGCAGTTTCGGTGGACGGAGAACCAGCAGCACACTCGATGCCGATTCGGACGCGTGCGAAAACTGTCAGATGGTGGTTCCGCAAAAGTACAGCGACAAGATCCCGAATGGCGCCCCTGGTAGCCCCACCAAGGACGGTCGTGGAAGGAACGGCAGCCCTGTCCTACGCAGTTCGCAAAACTACCCAGTGCGCCGGCCAGTGTCTCGTGACGATTTCAGTAGCACCGACTCGTCCGATGTCTCAGATACGGAGCAATCCACCTCTTTCCAGAGCGCCACTTCGAGCTCGTATCCCGACTCCATACCCGCCTCACCCCTGCTTGCCTCAAGAGGC CCAGCCACAGTCCCCCCAGCACATACTCCCCTCTTGCGACGCACCTGCATCCGTACATTGTCGACCGAGGTTCTTCCGTCCAGCAAACCTTCCGGAGCCATGATGTTTGGTGATTCAGTCGCCGGATACACCATCGCCTACGTCTTTCGTCTGCAGGACCCGCGTTCTCGAGGAGCTAAGCGCACCTATGCGCTCATTGCAATGGCCGGTCGCGACTGCCGGAGAGCCACCAAAGCCATGGTCAAGATTACCGAAGCATTCCAGGGCATCGCGAACCGGATCATCTCGCTGGCTGAAAAGGTGCTCGAGCGTGAGAGCGCAGCCTCGCAGAATGTTTCGCGTCCAATCACAGCCATCTCCGGTGGTACCCCTCCGTTTGGGACTTCTGCTTCTTCCATGCCGCCGCAGTTCCTATCGCCGCAAAAGGAACGGACCTTGTCGACTACCAGCACACCAAACTTCCGCAACATCACCCCTGTTTCATCCTTCCTTTCCGCCAAAAAGCTCGATCCAGATGGTTTCCCCCGTGTGTCCCGCGACGTAATGAAGGCGAAGAGTCTCATTGAGATTGTTGGCCAGGAAAACTTCTTTGTCGACTTGCACTCCATCTTTTGCTGCCTCCTGCATTCGCTCATCAAGCAGTATGGATGA
- a CDS encoding GadB, Glutamate decarboxylase and related PLP-dependent protein has protein sequence MASETVTQSPLNRADEVQDLLTAIQNLIIPFIRAADEDALTKPTGHGLQISGGGPRTVLVEHHPPKKLESLLAQELEIDNAGTEKEGGEGQGKDGLVKLVSSILKYSVNTWDQGFLDKLYASTNAVGVVSELLLAVLNTNAHVYTVSPVLTLIEKRTTTYLASLFSLPSSTSGGLTLPGGSASNSTAITLARNTLYPLTKTEGNASFNFTLFTSEHGHYSIEKAANILGFGTKNVITVPVDENGCMIPSALEQKINESRQRGETPLFLNATAGTTVHGSFDPFSALADICKKENIWFHIDGSWGGSVVFSPKYRASRLAGAELADSITINPHKMLGTPMTCSFLLARDMNQMHKALTLPAGYLFHGSTDSVDAQDIYDLGDLSPQCGRRADSLKLFLALKYYGPEHFARLVETAYERAEYLLSKVNESENLVAISPEPLPCLQVCFHYAKGGVLGEDKKGNSRTTTEIAQRLVRRGFMVDFAPGGEGKVF, from the exons ATGGCTTCGGAAACGGTCACACAAAGCCCACTTAACCGCGCCGATGAAGTTCAGGAT CTCCTCACCGCAATACAAAATCTCATCATTCCCTTCATCCGTGCCGCCGACGAAGACGCCCTCACCAAACCCACCGGTCATGGTCTCCAGATCTCCGGCGGCGGTCCCAGGACCGTTCTAGTAGAGCACCACCCACCCAAAAAGCTGGAGTCTCTTCTAGCCCAAGAATTGGAAATCGACAATGCTGGAACagagaaagaaggaggagaaggcCAGGGAAAAGACGGACTTGTAAAACTAGTCTCAAGCATACTAAAATACAGCGTAAACACATGGGATCAAGGGTTTCTCGATAAGCTATATGCGAGCACAAATGCAGTGGGTGTGGTTAGTGAATTGTTACTCGCGGTATTGAATACCAAT GCACACGTCTACACCGTCTCTCCTGTCCTAACGCTCATCGAAAAGCGCACAACAACCTACCTGGCCTCTCTCTTCTCCCTCCCCTCTTCCACATCCGGCGGACTCACCCTCCCCGGCGGCAGCGCCAGCAACAGCACCGCCATAACCCTCGCCCGCAACACCCTCTACCCCCTCACAAAAACCGAAGGTAACGCCTCCTTCAACTTTACCCTCTTCACCTCAGAACACGGCCATTACTCCATCGAAAAAGCCGCAAACATCCTCGGCTTCGGAACCAAAAACGTAATCACCGTGCCCGTCGACGAGAACGGCTGTATGATTCCATCCGCTCTCGAGCAGAAAATCAACGAGAGCAGACAGAGAGGCGAAACACCACTTTTTCTCAACGCAACAGCTGGAACCACCGTCCACGGCTCTTTTGACCCGTTTTCTGCTCTCGCGGATATCTGCAAGAAGGAAAATATTTGGTTCCACATTGATGGCTCGTGGGGCGGTTCCGTAGTCTTCTCCCCTAAATACCGCGCTTCCCGTCTCGCGGGCGCAGAGTTAGCTGACAGCATAACCATCAACCCGCACAAGATGCTCGGCACGCCAATGACGTGTTCGTTCCTACTCGCGCGCGATATGAACCAAATGCACAAAGCACTCACGTTACCCGCGGGTTACCTCTTCCACGGCTCCACAGACTCCGTAGACGCGCAGGATATCTACGACCTCGGTGACTTATCCCCGCAATGTGGTCGGCGCGCCGATAGTTTGAAATTGTTTCTCGCGCTGAAATACTACGGCCCAGAGCACTTTGCTCGCCTCGTCGAGACAGCGTATGAACGTGCGGAGTACCTACTCAGCAAAGTCAATGAAAGTGAGAATCTTGTGGCTATTAGCCCTGAGCCGCTGCCTTGTTTGCAGGTGTGTTTTCATTATGCAAAGGGTGGCGTATTGGGAGAGGACAAGAAGGGGAATAGTAGGACGACGACGGAGATTGCGCAGAGGTTAGTGAGGAGGGGTTTCATGGTTGATTTTGCGCCGGGGGGAGAGGGGAAAGTTTTTTAG
- a CDS encoding RINT-1 family protein: protein MDDQQARVADYLDDKLQTQRDLDSLDDLLATITAQHGVLKQQLDDAQRDLHDAKHASHKHHADRTQQADRFWQDQTDIDRRLLVLTASDTSDKAVENFQEVLDTLQRLDVANEYVELLAQVDALDKQAHAQLQTSNEAALEPYKQLRALHTRLLNLQDDAEGAGIHLLNHIGNITQALRTTILDAFSADLDRTLKKIHWPTPKATIPDHLREEWETAVIKLLDLQLPELDGMSYASRPGDKVTLPPVLFPVQILVQPLEMRFRYHFDGDKPTNRIDRPEYFLSHITTLLNDYSAFVTDHVQPILFRHFRGTHLALNPVYIDAMSAFITALLPMLRAKISSLLPKVAGQPQLLSHLMHELMSFDLTIKDTWGYDGGYGVDGWKGLSWEFLVQGDWFGRWLQVEKDFALSRYQNIVEAPDFGDLDYDSVDPKATKPTKGAIRVNDLLETITDRYRPLASFSQKLTFLIDIQIAIFDKLHERLQSNLEAYLSLTTSLGRAMGGVTKGEQEKLLGVQGLERLCKTYGSADYLERAMRDWSDDVFFLDIWEGLQDRARGKTSNIGTMSVADVAERTSRNVENDDGGSLFDETASWYARLRDRSEGIIIDTLNSNVREALRPYRNINPWATLSGPSASASNATDLSPTAEIDPLLTYLRTTLSFLSRALATAPLRRITRAVLTTISTVIWDNVLTSNRYRFSTQGAAQLSVDLGAVCRVVNEHVGPFVAEAGLRKCLEGVKLVGLPVKGSPGSQSAVGRNEKSTHDASGDDEEWDTEAWGAEDGDDEAPRDDGPQKASANREQTSSEGDDGIELGLWEVERRVFADNQSARDVLDELGLELLDEKEARALMMLRVELAG from the exons ATGGACGACCAGCAGGCTCGCGTTGCAGACTATCTCGACGACAAGCTGCAGACGCAGCGCGACCTCGACTCGCTCGACGACCTATTGGCCACCATCACCGCCCAACACGGTGTCTTGAAGCAACAGCTAGACGACGCCCAACGAGATCTTCACGATGCGAAACACGCTTCCCACAAACACCACGCCGACCGTACTCAACAGGCCGACCGCTTCTGGCAGGACCAGACCGACATTGACCGCCGCCTGCTGGTTCTGACGGCCTCAGACACCAGTGACAAAGCCGTTGAGAACTTCCAAGAGGTACTTGACACGCTACAACGCCTGGATGTCGCCAATGAGTATGTCGAATTGCTCGCCCAGGTAGACGCACTCGACAAGCAGGCCCACGCCCAGCTCCAGACGTCCAATGAAGCCGCCCTTGAGCCATACAAGCAGCTGCGCGCCTTGCACACCCGTCTGCTCAACCTGCAGGACGACGCAGAAGGTGCGGGTATCCATCTGCTCAACCACATCGGCAACATCACCCAGGCCCTGCGTACCACCATCCTCGATGCCTTCTCAGCAGACCTCGACCGCACGCTCAAAAAGATACATTGGCCCACACCAAAGGCCACCATACCCGACCACCTGCGCGAGGAATGGGAAACTGCCGTCATCAAGCTGCTCGACCTGCAGCTGCCGGAGCTCGACGGCATGAGCTACGCCAGCCGTCCCGGGGACAAGGTTACGCTGCCTCCCGTGCTCTTTCCCGTGCAGATCCTAGTACAGCCGCTTGAGATGCGGTTCCGCTATCATTTTGACGGCGACAAGCCCACGAACCGCATTGATAGGCCCGAGTACTTCCTCTCACACATTACCACGCTTTTGAACGACTACAGCGCATTCGTCACCGACCATGTGCAACCCATCCTGTTCCGCCACTTCCGAGGCACCCACCTTGCGCTTAACCCCGTCTATATCGATGCAATGTCCGCTTTTATCACGGCCCTACTACCCATGTTGCGCGCCAAGATCAGCTCGCTATTACCCAAAGTCGCCGGTCAGCCCCAGCTGCTCAGCCATCTTATGCATGAGCTTATGAGCTTTGACCTGACCATCAAAGACACCTGGGGCTACGACGGCGGCTATGGCGTCGACGGATGGAAAGGCCTGTCATGGGAGTTTCTCGTCCAGGGCGATTGGTTTGGACGATGGCTGCAGGTGGAAAAAGACT TTGCACTGTCTCGCTATCAAAATATCGTCGAAGCTCCCGACTTTGGTGATCTTGACTACGACAGCGTAGATCCAAAAGCCACAAAACCCACCAAGGGAGCGATCCGCGTCAATGACCTGCTTGAAACCATAACCG ATCGATACAGACCCCTGGCTTCCTTCAGCCAGAAGCTGACCTTTTTGATAGACATTCAGATTGCCATCTTTGACAAACTCCATGAGAGACTGCAGAGCAATCTGGAAGCGTATCTGTCATTGACCACGTCACTGGGTCGTGCTATGGGCGGTGTGACCAAGGGGGAACAGGAAAAGCTGCTTGGCGTCCAAGGACTTGAGCGCCTTTGCAAGACGTACGGCAGTGCTGACTATCTTGAACGGGCAATGCGTGACTGGAGCGACGATGTG TTCTTCCTTGACATTTGGGAGGGCTTACAAGATCGTGCTCGTGGCAAGACTAGTAATATTGGTACTATGAGCGTTGCCGACGTCGCCGAACGCACGTCAAGAAACGTCGAGAACGACGATGGCGGCTCGCTCTTTGACGAAACGGCATCGTGGTACGCACGCCTCCGTGACCGCAGTGAAGGCATCATCATCGATACGTTGAACAGCAACGTCCGTGAGGCCTTGCGCCCATATCGGAACAT CAACCCGTGGGCCACTCTAAGCGGCCCTTCCGCTTCAGCCTCCAACGCCACCGACCTGTCCCCCACAGCAGAGATTGACCCACTACTTACTTACCTCCGTACCACGCTATCCTTTCTCTCCCGCGCACTTGCAACTGCGCCACTGCGCCGCATCACTCGCGCTGTCCTGACCACCATCTCTACGGTGATTTGGGATAACGTGCTGACTAGCAACCGCTACCGCTTCTCCACCCAAGGTGCCGCACAACTCAGTGTCGATCTTGGAGCCGTATGTCGCGTAGTAAATGAACATGTCGGACCATTTGTAGCAGAAGCCGGGCTCCGCAAATGCCTCGAAGGCGTCAAACTAGTAGGTCTACCCGTCAAAGGCAGCCCCGGCAGTCAATCAGCGGTAGGCCGAAACGAGAAGTCTACACATGACGCCAGTGGCGACGACGAGGAATGGGATACTGAGGCGTGGGGCGCGGAAGACGGAGACGATGAGGCGCCGCGGGATGATGGTCCGCAAAAAGCAAGTGCCAACCGAGAGCAGACGTCATCTGAGGGTGACGATGGTATCGAGTTGGGCCTCTGGGAGGTGGAGAGGCGAGTTTTCGCGGACAATCAGTCGGCAAGGGATGTACTGGATGAGTTGGGCTTGGAACTATTGGACGAGAAGGAGGCTCGGGCATTGATGATGCTGAGGGTGGAGTTGGCGGGTTAG